From Methanobacteriaceae archaeon, one genomic window encodes:
- the cobI gene encoding precorrin-2 C(20)-methyltransferase: protein MAKKGKLIGIGVGPGDTELLTLKAAKVLESIPVIFSPKSAKEKESIALSIVKPLLEKRDDYKKVMIVEPIFPMIENKNELEKIWNSAADLVSQYLNTGRDVAFITLGDPSIFSTYSYLQKRLVDDYEVETIPGITSFTACAAARNEALVEQNDILTVVPKIDKRISNVIEYSDSIVLMKASRNSTKLELKIKNDKRDKDIYSVQNCTRENEKIVEGFSHEKPYLTTSIVKFRD from the coding sequence ATGGCTAAAAAAGGAAAATTGATTGGAATTGGTGTTGGTCCTGGAGATACTGAATTATTAACATTAAAAGCAGCAAAAGTATTGGAAAGTATCCCTGTAATTTTTTCACCAAAATCTGCAAAAGAAAAAGAAAGTATTGCATTATCAATTGTAAAACCTCTTCTTGAAAAAAGAGATGACTACAAAAAAGTAATGATTGTTGAACCTATTTTTCCTATGATTGAAAACAAAAATGAACTTGAAAAAATATGGAACAGTGCAGCAGATTTAGTCTCACAATACCTTAATACCGGAAGAGATGTTGCATTTATTACTCTTGGAGACCCATCCATATTTAGTACTTATTCATACTTACAAAAAAGATTAGTTGATGATTACGAAGTAGAAACCATACCTGGAATCACTTCATTTACTGCATGTGCTGCTGCTAGAAACGAAGCTTTAGTTGAACAAAATGATATTTTAACTGTTGTTCCAAAAATTGACAAAAGAATCAGCAATGTCATAGAATACAGTGATTCTATTGTTCTTATGAAAGCATCAAGAAATTCTACAAAGCTTGAATTAAAAATAAAAAATGATAAAAGGGATAAAGATATTTACTCAGTACAAAACTGTACTCGTGAAAATGAAAAAATAGTTGAAGGCTTTTCTCACGAAAAACCTTATCTTACAACATCTATTGTTAAATTTAGAGACTAA
- a CDS encoding ArsR family transcriptional regulator, giving the protein MNEQKPIQIFSDLSDLSVKVVKSPVKLTILEMLRDRDMEFDEIVSNTGKSKSTVSVHLKNLRETGIISYKLHPADNRKKIFYLNSKYLGSVNFSEPKQLEETQSNYLIENIVEGDGQFSTLLFHTLKAMLIQEGINIDPILKSTGNQIGKSIYHKIYDDDLDVFMNNLSKFWESKGLGRLTFEIGQIIKITTYDCFECELLPKTGKPACYLDTGIIEGLFTEFFKLPVSVIETQCYTMGDGKCVFEIEPQSVKIR; this is encoded by the coding sequence ATGAACGAACAAAAACCAATACAAATTTTTTCCGATTTATCGGATTTATCTGTTAAGGTTGTAAAAAGTCCAGTTAAGCTTACCATTTTGGAAATGCTTAGGGATAGAGATATGGAATTTGATGAGATTGTTAGTAATACGGGTAAATCAAAATCCACTGTTTCTGTTCACTTAAAAAATTTAAGGGAAACTGGAATTATCTCTTATAAATTGCACCCTGCAGACAACAGAAAAAAAATATTTTATTTAAACTCAAAGTATCTCGGATCTGTTAATTTTTCAGAACCAAAACAGCTTGAAGAAACTCAATCCAATTATTTAATTGAGAATATTGTTGAAGGAGATGGACAATTTTCAACATTATTATTTCACACCCTAAAAGCAATGCTTATTCAGGAAGGAATCAATATTGATCCTATTTTAAAATCAACAGGTAATCAGATAGGAAAATCTATCTATCATAAAATATATGATGATGATTTAGATGTATTTATGAATAATTTATCTAAATTCTGGGAAAGTAAGGGATTAGGTAGATTAACTTTTGAAATCGGACAAATAATTAAAATTACTACATACGACTGTTTCGAATGCGAATTACTTCCAAAAACCGGAAAACCTGCCTGTTATTTAGATACTGGAATAATAGAGGGTTTATTTACTGAATTTTTCAAATTGCCTGTTAGCGTTATTGAAACACAATGTTATACAATGGGTGATGGTAAGTGTGTCTTTGAGATTGAACCTCAAAGTGTAAAAATTCGTTAG
- a CDS encoding FprA family A-type flavoprotein, with translation MKANAQKIADGVYWIGVLDWDLRSYHGYTLDGTTYNAYIVFGEDEVAIIDNAYPGKTKEMMARIDNAFAQEGRDVKVDYIIQNHVEKDHSGVLVDLHKRFPEAPIYCTEIAVKGLLKHYPALEGAEFITVGTGDSLDVGGRTLAFLDAFLLHWPDSMFTLLADETGILFPNDAFGQHLCYTQRFSDEIPEYVLMDAAQKFYANLITPLSKLVLKKLNEVVELGLLDSIKMIAPSHGQIWTDPMQIIGAYQNWATGVCEDKITIIYDTMHYSTQQMAHEIAEGAISEGYDVEIFFLHEDERSEIVKSILTSKGVAIGDPTINDVPFPSIGDIMYYLKGLLFNRTGIERKAVTFGSMGGRGGSPQKLAEELGNCGFDVVDTQEIYFVPTAEEDNASFELGVKLAKACKEL, from the coding sequence ATGAAAGCTAATGCTCAAAAAATAGCTGATGGAGTATACTGGATTGGTGTACTTGACTGGGATTTAAGATCCTATCACGGTTACACCTTAGACGGAACTACATACAATGCATACATTGTATTTGGAGAAGACGAGGTAGCAATTATTGATAATGCTTACCCAGGAAAAACTAAAGAAATGATGGCACGTATTGACAATGCTTTCGCACAAGAAGGAAGAGATGTAAAAGTTGACTACATCATCCAAAACCACGTTGAAAAAGACCACTCTGGTGTTTTAGTAGACTTACACAAAAGATTCCCAGAAGCACCTATTTACTGTACCGAAATTGCAGTTAAAGGTCTCTTAAAACATTACCCAGCACTCGAAGGTGCAGAATTCATTACCGTAGGTACTGGAGACTCCTTAGATGTTGGTGGAAGAACCTTAGCATTCTTAGATGCATTCTTATTACACTGGCCTGACAGTATGTTTACCTTACTTGCAGACGAAACCGGTATTTTATTCCCTAACGATGCATTTGGTCAACACTTATGTTACACCCAAAGATTCTCTGATGAAATCCCAGAATACGTTTTAATGGACGCAGCACAAAAATTCTACGCAAACTTAATTACCCCACTTTCAAAATTAGTACTCAAAAAATTAAATGAAGTTGTTGAATTAGGTTTACTCGATTCCATTAAAATGATCGCACCATCCCACGGTCAAATCTGGACTGACCCAATGCAAATTATCGGAGCTTACCAAAACTGGGCTACTGGTGTATGTGAAGATAAAATTACTATCATTTACGACACTATGCACTACTCTACCCAACAAATGGCTCACGAAATTGCAGAAGGTGCCATCTCCGAAGGTTATGATGTAGAAATCTTCTTCTTACACGAAGATGAAAGATCTGAAATCGTAAAAAGTATCTTAACCAGTAAAGGAGTAGCTATTGGTGATCCTACCATTAACGATGTACCATTCCCAAGTATTGGGGACATCATGTACTACTTAAAAGGTCTCTTATTCAACAGAACCGGAATTGAAAGAAAAGCTGTTACTTTCGGTTCCATGGGTGGAAGAGGTGGATCTCCTCAAAAACTCGCTGAAGAATTAGGTAACTGCGGATTTGATGTTGTAGATACCCAAGAAATCTACTTTGTACCAACCGCTGAAGAAGATAACGCAAGCTTTGAGTTAGGTGTAAAATTAGCTAAAGCATGTAAAGAATTATAA
- a CDS encoding ferritin family protein, whose translation MVKYEHEIGLTKGSVVEKEVAGNFEGETNEVGIYLAMSRQASRAGYGELAEVFKRLAWEEAEHAARFCEMNGIIKDDLKANIEWMLGGEKMANAEKRAASEKAQEAGLETAADFFRESSKDEGRHYKILEGILARYF comes from the coding sequence ATGGTTAAATATGAACATGAAATTGGACTTACAAAAGGAAGCGTAGTTGAAAAAGAAGTTGCTGGAAACTTTGAAGGAGAAACCAACGAAGTAGGTATCTACTTAGCAATGTCCAGACAAGCATCCAGAGCAGGCTACGGAGAATTAGCTGAAGTATTCAAAAGATTAGCATGGGAAGAAGCTGAACACGCTGCAAGATTCTGTGAAATGAACGGAATCATTAAAGATGACCTCAAAGCAAACATCGAATGGATGTTAGGCGGAGAAAAAATGGCTAACGCAGAAAAAAGAGCAGCTTCCGAAAAAGCTCAAGAAGCAGGTCTCGAAACTGCAGCTGACTTCTTTAGAGAAAGTTCTAAAGACGAAGGTCGTCACTACAAAATCTTAGAAGGAATCTTAGCTAGATACTTCTAG
- a CDS encoding site-2 protease family protein: MNGIYYYFIAFALIWILVAVFHEKLSNHGVELNFPVIMWKTQRLRGLISKISNFSPTFWKWFMNVGIVVAFGAMIFITYTLLSSIPNAFETPTVLILIPGVDVPGSPIYVPLVYGLLGLASVILVHEFSHGILSVREKIPIKSIGLLLFFILPGAFVEPDEESLRKSKKSSRLRVYAAGSVANISLALIALVLFSLVSAGIPHFFAEDGIVIDRIVSDSPSEGILKEGMILESIDNHKVNDSQTYLNIVKSFKPGDNVTVQTDQGSYSVVLSKNPTNDSVGFFGIQAAKHFMLKNNDLGQLPWILFNLIELFNWVFILNMGIGLFNLLPLKPLDGGHMLEVLLSYKFHEQMVKQFVNALSGVMAMIIVFLIMAGFL, from the coding sequence ATGAATGGTATTTATTATTATTTTATAGCCTTTGCACTTATTTGGATATTGGTCGCAGTATTTCATGAAAAATTATCAAATCATGGAGTCGAGTTGAATTTTCCAGTTATAATGTGGAAAACTCAAAGACTTAGAGGATTAATATCCAAAATTTCTAATTTTTCACCAACATTTTGGAAATGGTTCATGAATGTTGGTATCGTTGTAGCCTTTGGAGCTATGATTTTTATCACTTATACGCTATTATCATCTATTCCAAATGCTTTTGAAACACCGACAGTTTTAATTTTAATTCCTGGTGTAGATGTTCCGGGTTCTCCGATTTATGTTCCTCTGGTTTATGGTTTACTTGGACTTGCATCTGTTATTCTTGTTCATGAATTTTCACATGGAATCCTTTCTGTTCGTGAAAAAATACCAATTAAATCAATAGGACTTTTATTGTTCTTTATTCTTCCAGGAGCATTTGTAGAACCTGATGAAGAAAGCTTGCGTAAATCTAAAAAATCATCAAGATTAAGAGTTTATGCTGCAGGTTCAGTTGCTAATATTTCTCTTGCATTAATTGCATTAGTTTTATTTTCCCTAGTCTCAGCAGGAATTCCACATTTCTTTGCTGAAGATGGAATAGTAATTGACAGAATTGTTTCAGATTCACCGTCAGAAGGAATATTAAAAGAGGGAATGATTTTAGAATCAATAGACAATCATAAAGTCAATGATTCTCAGACATATTTGAACATTGTTAAATCTTTTAAACCTGGTGATAATGTAACGGTTCAAACAGATCAGGGAAGCTATTCTGTAGTACTGTCTAAAAATCCGACTAACGATTCTGTAGGATTTTTCGGAATTCAAGCAGCTAAACATTTCATGTTAAAAAACAATGACTTAGGACAACTTCCATGGATTTTATTCAACCTTATTGAATTATTTAATTGGGTATTCATATTAAACATGGGAATTGGTTTATTTAACCTACTTCCACTTAAACCATTAGACGGTGGACACATGCTTGAAGTGTTATTGTCCTATAAATTCCATGAACAGATGGTAAAACAGTTTGTTAATGCATTGTCTGGTGTTATGGCAATGATAATTGTATTTTTAATAATGGCTGGTTTTTTATAA
- a CDS encoding molybdopterin molybdotransferase MoeA, with protein sequence MFLSKLDSLSNAIKLVNDHQKITKVEEIPLSEAHNRVLAEDIMAFHHSPPFDKSAMDGFALIAENTFGASQSAPKEFKVIDAIGAGDFSSKTVGENEAIVIATGAPIPDGANAVLMKEYTTVDDDKLTIYSQVTPGENISPKSEDIKKGQKVLDKHTFIRYQELGLIASAGYDKVKVFKKPRVKVIITGNELVEPTKEEIDKAKIINSNQYTVSAMVEDSGAICDITHAGDTFDEVKEAILEASNDYDVIITTGGTAISKGDVVLDVVDDLGEILFHGVAVRPGKPVGAGVVNDKMVFTLSGQPVASMSQFDMVARKYLFEMQGRSFDFHLQKRVSELKIPSQLGRTDFIRAFADDENAKHILNRGSGIIRSMVDANSYIIIDENDEGCQKDDIVDVVFFDSLLW encoded by the coding sequence ATGTTTTTATCTAAATTAGATTCATTGTCTAATGCAATCAAATTAGTTAATGATCATCAAAAAATAACAAAAGTTGAAGAAATTCCATTGTCTGAAGCTCATAACAGAGTTTTGGCTGAGGATATTATGGCATTTCATCACTCACCTCCATTTGATAAATCTGCAATGGACGGTTTTGCTTTAATTGCTGAGAATACCTTTGGAGCATCACAATCTGCTCCAAAAGAATTTAAAGTTATTGATGCAATTGGTGCAGGAGATTTTTCTTCTAAAACAGTTGGTGAAAATGAAGCTATTGTAATAGCTACTGGAGCGCCTATTCCTGATGGGGCTAATGCTGTTTTAATGAAGGAATATACTACTGTTGACGATGATAAATTAACTATCTATTCTCAAGTTACTCCTGGTGAAAATATAAGTCCAAAATCTGAAGATATTAAAAAAGGTCAAAAGGTATTGGATAAACATACTTTCATAAGATATCAGGAATTGGGATTAATTGCTTCTGCAGGTTATGATAAGGTTAAAGTATTTAAAAAACCGAGAGTTAAAGTCATAATCACAGGTAATGAGTTGGTAGAACCTACAAAAGAGGAAATTGATAAAGCTAAAATTATCAATTCAAATCAGTACACTGTTAGTGCAATGGTTGAAGACTCTGGAGCTATCTGTGATATTACTCATGCAGGAGATACATTTGATGAGGTAAAAGAAGCTATTCTTGAAGCTTCTAATGATTATGATGTTATAATAACAACTGGTGGAACAGCAATCAGTAAAGGGGATGTTGTTTTAGATGTTGTTGATGATTTGGGAGAGATTTTATTCCATGGTGTTGCTGTAAGGCCTGGAAAACCTGTTGGTGCAGGTGTTGTTAATGATAAAATGGTATTTACTCTTTCAGGTCAACCTGTTGCTTCCATGAGTCAGTTTGACATGGTTGCAAGAAAATATTTATTTGAAATGCAAGGAAGATCTTTTGATTTCCATCTTCAAAAAAGAGTTTCTGAACTTAAGATACCTTCTCAACTTGGAAGAACTGATTTCATACGTGCATTTGCTGATGATGAAAATGCAAAGCATATCTTGAACAGAGGTTCTGGTATTATTAGGTCAATGGTTGATGCGAACAGCTATATCATTATAGACGAAAATGATGAAGGATGTCAAAAGGACGATATAGTTGATGTAGTCTTCTTTGATTCATTACTTTGGTAG
- the purL gene encoding phosphoribosylformylglycinamidine synthase subunit PurL, which translates to MTLADSEIEYIEGILGREMNELEEGMLDVMFSEHCSYKSSRPFLRAFPTEGKNIILGPGDDAGLVSITDKYALAVGMESHNHPSAIEPYGGAGTGIGGILRDIISMGAMPIALLDSLRFGPLEDEKSRYLFEHVVKGISDYGNRVGIPTVAGEIEFDESFRTNPLVNVMCVGLVEKDKIVRAQAPNIGDVFLLMGGTTGRDGIHGVTFASEELTSDSETEDRPAVQVADPFTKKRVLEASLEILEKINVSGVKDLGGGGLTCCISELVDSSSNGALVDLRAIPLRETGMTPYEIMLSESQERMVFVINPDDVELAKQICDKHEISSAVIGEVIEGNNMVISDDGDEIANLPTILLADPPSIDRPIAEIPADTEEIDVKDPPLFKSFTQLLSSPNIASKEWVYKQYDHEVQVRTVVKPGDDAAVLRIDENTAIALTTDSNTIHTKLSPFDGAAGCVAEAIRNVISMGATPYAVVDCLNFGNPETPEILWQFKTAIEGMSLVAEKFDAPVISGNVSFYNETEGVKINPTPAVGVIGVEDIENIRTLDFKNEGDKIILIGKTYDELQGSEYHRAIHNLEKGVAPKVRIEEEFANGKTVLDLISNDKDKNITAVHDVSAGGLAVALSEMVIKSCLGCDVTLVDDELDKIQLLYSESHARYLLTVKADAVDEILSQIDVEAKVIGEVKGTDLVINDHEFKFEDLDDAYHGVIEQYMA; encoded by the coding sequence ATGACTTTAGCTGATTCTGAAATTGAATATATTGAAGGAATCCTCGGTAGGGAAATGAATGAATTAGAAGAAGGAATGCTTGATGTAATGTTTTCAGAACATTGTTCATACAAAAGTAGCAGACCATTCTTAAGAGCTTTCCCAACTGAAGGAAAAAACATTATTTTAGGTCCAGGTGACGATGCAGGACTTGTATCAATCACTGATAAATATGCATTGGCTGTGGGAATGGAATCTCACAACCACCCATCTGCTATTGAACCTTACGGAGGAGCAGGTACTGGTATTGGAGGTATTTTAAGAGATATTATCTCTATGGGTGCAATGCCAATCGCACTTTTAGATTCCCTTAGATTCGGACCTTTGGAAGATGAAAAATCAAGATACTTATTTGAACATGTTGTTAAAGGAATTTCTGATTATGGAAACCGTGTAGGAATTCCAACTGTTGCTGGTGAAATCGAATTTGACGAGTCTTTCAGAACAAATCCTCTTGTAAATGTAATGTGTGTAGGACTTGTTGAAAAAGATAAAATTGTTCGTGCTCAAGCACCAAATATTGGTGATGTATTCCTTTTAATGGGTGGAACAACCGGTCGTGACGGAATTCATGGGGTAACATTCGCATCTGAAGAATTAACTTCTGATTCTGAAACCGAAGACAGACCAGCTGTACAAGTAGCTGATCCATTTACCAAAAAAAGAGTATTGGAAGCTTCCTTGGAAATCTTAGAAAAAATCAATGTTAGCGGTGTAAAAGATTTAGGTGGTGGAGGACTTACCTGTTGTATTTCTGAACTTGTAGACTCCTCAAGCAATGGTGCATTAGTAGATTTACGTGCAATTCCATTAAGAGAAACCGGTATGACTCCATACGAAATCATGCTTTCCGAATCACAAGAAAGAATGGTATTTGTTATCAACCCTGATGATGTAGAACTTGCTAAACAGATTTGTGACAAACACGAAATCTCTTCTGCTGTTATTGGTGAAGTTATTGAAGGAAACAACATGGTTATTTCTGATGATGGGGATGAAATTGCTAACTTACCAACAATCCTTTTAGCAGACCCACCTTCAATTGACAGACCTATTGCAGAAATCCCTGCAGACACTGAGGAAATTGATGTTAAAGATCCACCTCTTTTCAAATCTTTCACACAATTATTATCCAGTCCTAACATAGCTTCAAAAGAATGGGTTTACAAACAATATGACCATGAAGTTCAAGTTAGAACTGTTGTAAAACCTGGTGATGATGCAGCTGTTTTAAGAATCGATGAAAACACAGCTATTGCACTTACAACTGATTCAAACACAATCCATACCAAATTATCTCCATTTGACGGAGCTGCTGGTTGTGTAGCAGAAGCTATCAGAAATGTAATTTCAATGGGTGCAACTCCATATGCAGTTGTAGACTGTTTAAACTTCGGAAATCCTGAAACTCCTGAAATATTATGGCAATTCAAAACAGCTATTGAAGGAATGAGTTTAGTAGCTGAAAAATTCGATGCACCTGTCATTAGTGGAAACGTAAGTTTCTATAATGAAACTGAAGGAGTAAAAATCAACCCAACTCCTGCTGTAGGAGTAATTGGTGTAGAAGACATTGAAAATATCAGAACCTTGGACTTTAAAAACGAAGGGGACAAAATCATCTTAATCGGTAAAACCTATGATGAATTACAAGGTTCAGAATATCACAGAGCTATTCACAACCTCGAAAAAGGTGTCGCTCCTAAAGTCAGAATCGAAGAAGAATTTGCTAACGGTAAAACAGTCTTAGATTTAATCAGCAACGATAAAGATAAAAATATCACTGCGGTACACGACGTATCTGCTGGTGGACTTGCAGTAGCTTTATCTGAAATGGTAATTAAATCATGTCTTGGATGTGACGTTACATTAGTTGATGATGAATTAGATAAAATACAATTGTTATATTCAGAAAGTCATGCTAGATACCTCTTAACAGTAAAAGCAGATGCTGTTGATGAAATCTTATCACAAATTGATGTTGAAGCAAAAGTCATTGGTGAAGTAAAAGGTACTGATTTAGTCATTAATGACCACGAGTTCAAATTTGAAGATTTAGATGATGCATATCATGGGGTTATCGAACAGTACATGGCTTAA
- the ileS gene encoding isoleucine--tRNA ligase produces the protein MPIQEADKSYDHDKIEKKVQKFWKEQDTFKKVNELREKGPRYSFLDGPPYCSGKIHLGTAWNKVIKDSYLRFKSMNGFSLRRQAGWDMHGLPIENKVEHLMGIQSKQEIEEEIGIATFVDKCREFAMENKVAMEQEFDQLGVWMDWDDPYMTLDPKYMESSWWTLKRANEQNLLVNDQRVISWCPHCGTALAAAEIEYEEKVDPSIFIKFPVRGEENTYFLVWTTTPWTLPANMAICANPEFDYVYVSKDGETYILAENLMEDVLGKQVKIHRTKIPAESEDEEDQIIEEKEVMYEVIKTVKGEDLIGMSYDYILSDEVPIHDEFEQIDAVHTILSGDHVELGEGTGLVHTAPGHGPDDFEVGQANGIPIFCPVGEDGCFTEEAGKYNTKFTKEENAQIIQDLEDKGLMYRAETLEHRYGVCWRCKTPIIYRATKQWFLKVTDIKQKMLDEIARVEWVPKWAGEGRFHDWVDNARDWTISRQRYWGIPIPIWECPDCGELKVIGSLSELKEESLNEINVSDAELIHRPYVDEVEVKCDKCGKAINRIPDVLDVWIDSGVAGWASLYYPEEKEKFEDWFPYDFITEGHDQTRGWFYSQLGTGVISMGKSPYQKVLMHGFVLDENGNKMSKSLGNVVAPEEVIEKYGADVLRFYLLWASKPWDDLKFVWDELLNINKMFNILWNVYVFSTTYMSLDNFNPMDLTADDMELRSEDKWIISRANTLVKEVAEDLDKLFFHKATRKINNFILEDLSRWYVRLIRGRTWVESDNPDKLAAYYSLYTALVKLISVLCPIAPHICEEIYENLVKGVDSDAFESIHMNDWGYDEDAIDTELEAKMDVVRDVIDASIRARDIAQFKLRWPVSDITVVSQDEDVLKAIEELTDIIKDQSNTKDVICASEFEKLSFNAKPNLKTLGPRLKGDMGKVMKALKEGDGNQIKADLEANGSIVVEGHELSKDDILFDSELPDDFVSSEFEGGNVFVNTNITLEIKQEAMARELIRRIQDMRKDLDLDVEANINVSVETSSEFKDLIVPQSDVISHEVRAKSLIICTSEECSKDSEDYSKEWDIEGETVIISIKN, from the coding sequence ATGCCAATACAAGAGGCAGATAAATCATACGATCATGATAAAATAGAAAAGAAAGTACAAAAATTCTGGAAAGAACAAGATACTTTCAAGAAAGTCAATGAGCTTAGAGAAAAAGGTCCAAGATACTCATTTTTAGACGGACCACCATATTGTAGTGGTAAAATCCACTTAGGTACTGCTTGGAACAAGGTTATTAAAGATTCCTATCTTAGATTCAAGTCAATGAACGGATTTAGTTTAAGACGTCAAGCAGGATGGGATATGCATGGTCTTCCTATTGAAAATAAAGTAGAGCATTTAATGGGTATTCAAAGCAAACAAGAAATTGAAGAAGAAATTGGAATAGCAACCTTTGTAGACAAATGTAGAGAGTTTGCAATGGAAAACAAAGTTGCTATGGAACAAGAATTCGATCAATTAGGAGTTTGGATGGACTGGGATGACCCATATATGACCTTAGATCCTAAATACATGGAATCTTCATGGTGGACACTTAAAAGAGCAAATGAGCAAAATTTACTCGTAAACGACCAAAGAGTAATCAGCTGGTGTCCTCACTGTGGTACTGCACTTGCAGCTGCTGAGATTGAATACGAAGAAAAAGTTGACCCTTCAATCTTTATTAAATTCCCTGTAAGAGGAGAAGAAAATACATATTTCTTAGTTTGGACAACAACTCCATGGACATTACCTGCAAACATGGCTATTTGTGCAAATCCTGAATTTGACTATGTTTATGTTTCAAAAGATGGTGAAACCTACATTTTAGCTGAAAACTTAATGGAAGATGTTTTAGGTAAACAAGTTAAAATCCATAGGACCAAAATCCCTGCAGAATCTGAAGATGAAGAAGACCAAATCATCGAAGAAAAAGAAGTCATGTATGAAGTTATCAAAACAGTTAAAGGTGAAGACTTAATTGGAATGAGTTATGACTACATTTTATCTGATGAAGTTCCTATTCACGATGAATTTGAACAAATCGATGCAGTACACACAATTTTATCCGGAGACCACGTAGAACTTGGTGAAGGTACCGGTTTAGTACATACTGCACCAGGTCACGGTCCAGACGATTTTGAAGTAGGTCAAGCTAATGGAATTCCTATTTTCTGTCCTGTTGGAGAAGACGGATGCTTTACCGAAGAAGCTGGTAAATACAATACCAAATTCACTAAAGAAGAAAACGCTCAAATTATCCAAGACTTAGAAGACAAAGGATTAATGTACAGAGCAGAAACTTTAGAACACAGATATGGTGTATGTTGGAGATGTAAAACTCCTATTATCTACCGTGCAACCAAACAATGGTTCTTAAAAGTAACTGACATCAAACAAAAAATGTTAGATGAAATTGCTCGTGTAGAATGGGTACCTAAATGGGCTGGAGAAGGAAGGTTCCATGACTGGGTTGACAACGCTCGTGACTGGACTATTTCAAGACAAAGATACTGGGGTATTCCAATTCCTATCTGGGAATGTCCTGACTGTGGTGAATTAAAAGTAATCGGTTCTCTTAGTGAATTAAAAGAAGAATCCTTAAACGAAATCAATGTTTCTGATGCTGAACTTATCCACAGACCTTATGTTGATGAAGTTGAAGTAAAATGTGACAAATGTGGAAAAGCTATTAACAGAATTCCTGATGTATTGGACGTATGGATTGACTCAGGAGTTGCTGGTTGGGCTTCACTTTATTATCCTGAAGAAAAAGAAAAATTCGAAGACTGGTTCCCATATGACTTTATTACTGAAGGACACGACCAAACCAGAGGTTGGTTCTACTCACAATTAGGAACTGGTGTAATCTCAATGGGTAAAAGTCCGTACCAAAAAGTATTGATGCACGGATTTGTATTGGATGAAAACGGAAACAAAATGTCCAAATCATTAGGTAACGTTGTAGCTCCTGAAGAAGTAATTGAAAAATACGGTGCTGATGTTTTAAGATTCTACTTGTTATGGGCTTCAAAACCATGGGATGACTTAAAATTTGTTTGGGATGAACTTTTAAACATCAACAAAATGTTCAATATCCTATGGAACGTTTATGTATTCTCAACCACTTACATGTCCTTGGATAACTTCAACCCAATGGATTTAACTGCAGATGATATGGAATTAAGATCTGAAGATAAATGGATTATCTCCAGAGCAAATACTTTAGTTAAAGAAGTTGCTGAAGACTTAGATAAATTATTCTTCCATAAAGCAACCAGAAAAATCAATAACTTCATCTTAGAAGATTTAAGCCGTTGGTATGTAAGACTTATCCGTGGAAGAACTTGGGTTGAAAGTGACAATCCTGACAAATTAGCAGCTTACTACAGTTTATACACTGCACTTGTCAAATTAATCTCAGTATTATGTCCAATAGCTCCTCACATCTGTGAAGAAATCTACGAAAACCTTGTAAAAGGTGTAGATTCAGATGCATTTGAAAGTATTCACATGAACGATTGGGGCTATGATGAAGACGCAATTGACACTGAACTTGAAGCTAAAATGGATGTTGTTCGTGATGTAATCGATGCATCTATTAGAGCACGTGATATTGCACAATTCAAACTCAGATGGCCTGTATCAGACATCACTGTTGTATCACAGGATGAAGATGTCTTAAAAGCTATTGAAGAGTTAACTGACATCATTAAAGATCAATCAAATACAAAAGACGTAATCTGCGCTAGTGAATTTGAAAAGTTATCATTCAATGCTAAACCTAACCTTAAAACTTTAGGTCCAAGACTCAAAGGAGACATGGGTAAAGTAATGAAAGCATTAAAAGAAGGTGACGGTAACCAAATTAAAGCTGATCTTGAAGCTAACGGAAGCATTGTTGTTGAAGGTCATGAATTATCCAAAGATGATATTTTATTTGACTCAGAACTTCCTGATGACTTTGTTTCATCTGAATTTGAAGGTGGAAACGTATTTGTAAATACTAACATCACCTTAGAAATTAAACAAGAAGCTATGGCTCGTGAATTAATCAGAAGAATTCAGGATATGAGAAAAGATTTAGACTTAGATGTTGAAGCAAACATCAACGTTAGTGTTGAAACTTCCTCAGAGTTTAAAGATTTAATCGTACCACAATCCGATGTTATTTCTCATGAAGTTAGAGCTAAAAGTTTAATCATCTGCACTAGTGAAGAATGCAGTAAAGATTCTGAAGATTATTCTAAAGAATGGGATATCGAAGGAGAAACAGTAATTATTTCAATAAAAAATTAA